CGGTCATGGCCAGGATGTTGCGGATGTTGACCGCGTGGGCGCCCAGGAGATCGGCCTGGATGCCCATCAGGTTCCGGTCGCGACACGTGAAATGCATGTTGATGTCGAGCCCGGTGGCCTCGTGCACCAGCATCGCGGTGGGGAGCACGGACATCCGCACGCGGCCGAGGGACCCGTCGTTGATGTCGACGATCTCGACGCCCCGCTCCTTGAGCAGCTTGGCGCCCTGCACCAGTTTTTCGATGTTGTGGCCGCGCGGCGGATCGAGCTCGACGGTGACCAGGAACTCGCCGGCGCCGAGCTTGCGCTGCAGCAGCGTGGGCGCGGCCGCGGTGGCGAGCCCGCTCGGCTCGGCCGGCTCCGGCCGCGCCCGGCGCACCGGCTCCACGCGGGCGGTGGCCCGCTGCGGGGCCACGCGATCGAGCGCCTCGCGCATCGCCCGGATGTGCTGGGGCGTGGTCCCGCAGCAGCCGCCCACCAGCCGCGCGCCGCTGCCGATCATGCGAGCCGCGTAGTCGGCCATGTAGGCGGGCGAGGACAGGTACATGAGCCGCTCGCCCACCCGGCTGGGCAGCCCCGCGTTGGGCTGGATGGCGACCGGCAGGGCACCGGTCTCCGGCAGCATCTGCTCGAGGATGTCGAACAGCACGCTCGAGCCCACCGAGCAGTTGGCCCCGATCGCCTGGATGGGCAGATCGCGCAGCGCCCGCACCACCTCGGCGGGCGCACGGCCGGTGAAGGTCACCCCGTCGTCGGTGAAGGCCAGCTGGGTGACGATCGGCAGGTCGCAGATCGCGCGCACCGCCTCGACCGCCATCCCCACCTCGGTCAGGTCGGAGAAGGTCTCGATGAGAAAGGCGTCGACTCCGCCCTCGAGGAGCCCCTCGGCCTGCTCGCGAAAGGCGTCGCGGGCCTCCGCCGGCTCGATGGTGCCGATCGGGGTCAGATACTTGCCGAGCGGCCCGATCGATCCCAGCACGAGCACGTCGCGGCCCATGCTCTCGCGCACGTCCCGCGCCAGCTTCGCCCCGCGCAGGTTGATCTCCCGCACTCGCGCCTGCAGGCCGTGCATCGCGAGCTTGAAGCGGTTGGCGCCGAAGGTGTTCGTCTCGATGACGTCGGCGCCCACCCCGATGTACTCCGAGTGAATCGACTGCACGAGCTTGGGATCGTTCAGGTTCAGCACGTCGAAGCACGCGTCGAGGGTGACCCCGCGCGCGTAGAGCATCGTGCCCATGGCCCCGTCGCACAGCAGCGGCCGCTCGGCGAGGCGGGTCAGAAGCGGCGACGGCATAGCGACTACCCGGCCGCCTCGCCGCGGCCCTTGGTGGCCGGCGAGGCGAGCCGGTCGCGCAGGGCCAGGACCACACGCGCGACGACCTGATCGGGCCCGATTCCGGTGGTGTCCACCGTGACGTCGGCCTGGCGATAGTACGGCTCGCGCGCGCGGTAGAGGGCCTCGACGTCGTCGCGTCCGCGGCCGCTCAGCATCGGGCGCTCGCCGGCGCGCCGGGCACGCTCGTAGAGGGCGTCGAAGTCGCCGCGCAGCCAGACCACGGTGCCGAGCGCCTTGAGCGCCTCCGGCCGGCCCGCGCGGCAGCACAGTCCGCCGCCGGTGGCGATCACGTCGCCCGACTTGAGCGCGAGGAGCCGCATCGTCTCCTCCTCGAGCGCGCGGAAGTGAGCCTCGCCGCGCTCGGCGAAGATCTCGGGGATCGATCGCCCCTCGCGGGCGGTGATCATGTCGTCGGTCTCGACGAAGCAGCGGCCCAGCCGACGGGCCAGCAACCGCCCCACCGACGACTTCCCCGCCCCCATGAAGCCGACCAGGATCACGTTGGCGCCCATCAGTCCTTCAGCCTATCACCAGCCTCACCCCGCCCGCACGGTCACCGCGGCGGGAGCCCGCCGGTAGGCGCAGTCCCGCATCCAGCACCGGCGGCACTGGGTGAAGTAATGATCGACGCGGGCTTCCCGGCCCACTCCCACGAGCCAGCTGATGCTCTTGGCGGGAGTCATGAAGCAGGCCGCGTTGAGGCTCACCCCGATGCCCGCGCCCGAACACAGCCGGAAGAGCCGGGCCTGCTCCGCGGTGTCCCATCCGGCGTATCCGGGACTGATGCGGTTGGTGACGCGGAGCCGCGCGGGGATCGCGACCTGGCAGAGCAGGTCGTTCGCGTACTCGGCCAGGCTCTCGGCCGCGGCCGAGCCCACGCTGTCGAGCATCACCGCGAGCGGGAACTCGCGCGCCTCGAAGAGATCGCGCACCCGCGTCTCGATGGCGTCGCCCACCGTGCAGATGCCCGCGCCCACCGCCTCGATCGGCCCCCAGAGCCGGCCGATCTGCGGGATGTGCAGCGTCTCGCCTCCCGCCTCGATCAGGTCCGCGGCGCCGCCGGTGACGGCCACCGCCCGGTACACCAGACGCGGCGCCATGAGGCGCTCGCCCAGCGCCAACGCCTCGTCGAAGATCGCCAGCACCTCGGCACTCGGCCGGTCGACGCCCTTCTGGTAGCCCTGGAAGCGAAGGACCTCGTCGCGGTCGATCGACAGCGGGAGCCCCTCGAGGACGGCGGGCTCGGAGGAGAGAACCGAGA
This Candidatus Methylomirabilota bacterium DNA region includes the following protein-coding sequences:
- a CDS encoding bifunctional homocysteine S-methyltransferase/methylenetetrahydrofolate reductase, giving the protein MPSPLLTRLAERPLLCDGAMGTMLYARGVTLDACFDVLNLNDPKLVQSIHSEYIGVGADVIETNTFGANRFKLAMHGLQARVREINLRGAKLARDVRESMGRDVLVLGSIGPLGKYLTPIGTIEPAEARDAFREQAEGLLEGGVDAFLIETFSDLTEVGMAVEAVRAICDLPIVTQLAFTDDGVTFTGRAPAEVVRALRDLPIQAIGANCSVGSSVLFDILEQMLPETGALPVAIQPNAGLPSRVGERLMYLSSPAYMADYAARMIGSGARLVGGCCGTTPQHIRAMREALDRVAPQRATARVEPVRRARPEPAEPSGLATAAAPTLLQRKLGAGEFLVTVELDPPRGHNIEKLVQGAKLLKERGVEIVDINDGSLGRVRMSVLPTAMLVHEATGLDINMHFTCRDRNLMGIQADLLGAHAVNIRNILAMTGDPPRTGDYVNATAVFDVDAIGLIRILSGMNRGLDATGASIGEPTSFCVGVALDPGAAEPTREMERFLAKVEAGARWVQTQPLYDLEVLERFFARSRSPIPLLVGLMPLHSSRHAEFLHNEVPGITVPDAVRARMKDAGERGLRVGIEMAQELLRDMHARHAGAYLMPSFGRFEVVAEVLDALH
- a CDS encoding shikimate kinase, with translation MGANVILVGFMGAGKSSVGRLLARRLGRCFVETDDMITAREGRSIPEIFAERGEAHFRALEEETMRLLALKSGDVIATGGGLCCRAGRPEALKALGTVVWLRGDFDALYERARRAGERPMLSGRGRDDVEALYRAREPYYRQADVTVDTTGIGPDQVVARVVLALRDRLASPATKGRGEAAG